The Hyperthermus butylicus DSM 5456 genome includes a region encoding these proteins:
- a CDS encoding L-threonylcarbamoyladenylate synthase gives MSSWCTPRAAAATMAAIRVAARIVALGGLVVYPTDTVYGLGANPFSSYAVWRVFRAKERPSNRPIPVLVSSLRAAEKIAELDDRARRLAERFWPGPLTIVVPAKPGLPSLLHAGTGRIGVRVPNHPIALKFIEAVGGAITGTSANLHRKPSPCTVQEAMKQLGCRVDIYLDGGPTPGGTPSTVVDLTTPKPRLVRRGPIPPEEIEAVLATPIEA, from the coding sequence TTGTCCAGCTGGTGTACGCCTCGTGCGGCAGCTGCTACGATGGCAGCAATCCGGGTTGCAGCTAGGATTGTAGCCCTGGGAGGCCTCGTAGTTTACCCTACCGACACCGTGTACGGCCTCGGCGCCAACCCCTTTAGCAGCTATGCCGTGTGGAGGGTTTTCCGTGCGAAAGAGAGGCCTTCAAACAGGCCAATACCGGTCCTGGTCTCCAGCCTAAGGGCTGCCGAGAAGATAGCCGAGCTAGACGATAGGGCTCGAAGGCTCGCCGAGAGATTCTGGCCCGGTCCACTAACCATAGTCGTACCGGCAAAACCAGGGCTTCCCAGCCTACTACATGCGGGAACCGGGAGGATCGGTGTGCGTGTGCCAAACCACCCCATAGCGCTGAAGTTCATAGAGGCCGTCGGGGGAGCAATCACTGGCACAAGTGCAAACCTCCACCGTAAACCCTCACCTTGCACTGTGCAGGAGGCAATGAAGCAACTAGGCTGCCGCGTAGACATATACCTAGACGGTGGCCCCACCCCCGGGGGTACGCCGTCAACAGTAGTAGACCTCACAACACCCAAGCCGAGACTGGTGAGAAGAGGCCCAATACCTCCAGAGGAGATCGAGGCAGTCCTAGCTACACCCATCGAAGCCTAG
- a CDS encoding LysE family transporter — translation MQPRSAVTGRELRSIVITTLLVTPSGALSPGLLSASAIAVGVYLGAVGGLVVALGHMVFELPYVGLLVYWAERFNRVLRKLEKPLALLTLAAAAYFAAGLFETAAGLLWGTGDTSYGVSVGSTPTQAFVAGIVFTGGNPYFLAWWLTIGLPLVRGAASLGARGFAAMYLSHVWIDYAWLVLLAAAGGGLAGIPSLYAALLVALTLLLIVFAVDVALRAFTGKKLLPF, via the coding sequence TTGCAGCCCAGGAGTGCTGTGACTGGGCGCGAGCTTCGCAGCATAGTTATTACTACACTGCTGGTTACCCCTAGCGGAGCGTTAAGCCCTGGCCTCCTATCAGCGTCAGCCATAGCTGTGGGTGTTTACCTTGGCGCTGTGGGTGGCCTGGTTGTAGCGCTGGGCCACATGGTTTTCGAGCTGCCCTACGTTGGACTACTTGTCTACTGGGCTGAGCGGTTCAACCGTGTATTGAGGAAGCTTGAGAAGCCCCTGGCACTGCTAACGCTTGCTGCGGCAGCTTACTTTGCAGCTGGGTTGTTCGAGACGGCTGCCGGGCTGCTCTGGGGCACGGGGGATACAAGCTACGGAGTTTCCGTGGGGTCTACGCCAACTCAAGCATTTGTCGCCGGGATCGTGTTTACCGGTGGGAACCCTTACTTCCTAGCATGGTGGCTGACCATTGGCCTGCCACTGGTTCGTGGAGCTGCAAGCCTAGGGGCAAGAGGTTTTGCTGCAATGTATCTTAGCCACGTATGGATAGACTATGCGTGGCTTGTACTGCTAGCAGCTGCTGGTGGCGGACTGGCCGGAATACCTAGCCTCTATGCAGCTCTGCTAGTAGCACTAACACTACTACTCATCGTCTTCGCTGTAGACGTAGCGCTGAGAGCCTTCACGGGTAAGAAGCTATTACCATTCTAG
- a CDS encoding thioredoxin family protein — translation MTPDAWDEFDSLWDEYVAKAVEAAKRAGVVLARSYDEYRKAICSKPVAVVVFTSPTCPACAAYRPIFYEYARRMSQYRGKVAFVEVDSYSAYEAAMEAGVMATPTTVVYLKCKPVDGFIGLADEETLDEIVRPYITKAVEEGEEDE, via the coding sequence TTGACACCCGATGCATGGGACGAGTTCGACTCCCTATGGGATGAGTATGTGGCTAAGGCTGTCGAGGCTGCTAAGCGAGCAGGGGTAGTGCTCGCCCGGAGCTACGATGAGTATCGTAAGGCTATCTGCAGCAAGCCGGTAGCTGTTGTAGTATTTACGAGCCCTACATGCCCGGCATGTGCTGCTTACCGGCCGATATTCTACGAGTACGCCCGGAGGATGAGCCAGTACCGTGGCAAAGTAGCGTTTGTAGAGGTTGACAGCTATAGCGCCTATGAGGCAGCGATGGAGGCTGGTGTTATGGCCACGCCTACTACAGTAGTATACCTCAAGTGCAAGCCCGTGGATGGCTTTATTGGGCTAGCCGACGAGGAAACCCTAGACGAAATAGTGCGCCCATACATCACCAAAGCCGTGGAGGAGGGTGAGGAGGACGAGTAG
- a CDS encoding V-type ATP synthase subunit B produces the protein MEAAMGPSPVIREYETIREVRGPLLIVEGISDAAYDEIVEVELPSGERRRGRVLETARGYAVVQVFEGTTGISVTGTKVRFLGRTLEIKVSDEMLGRVFNGLGDPIDGGPPITSGVRRDINGEPLNPAARAYPEDFIQTGISAIDGMNTMVRGQKLPIFSGSGLPHNKLAVQIARQATVRSGEEFAVVFAAIGVMYDEAIFFKRFFEETGAIKRAALFINLADEPASVRLITPRVALTLAEHLAFDLGMHVLVILTDMTNYCEALREISAAREEVPGRQGYPGYMYSDLASIYERAGRAHGRKGSITQMPILTMPNDDITHPIPDLTGYITEGQIVLSRELHNRGIYPPINVLMSLSRLMKEGIGPGKTREDHANVSDQLYTAYSRAVELRSLAAIVGEESLSEVDRKYLRFGEAFEQRFLKQGFYENRSIEETLDLAWEILSILPESELYKIKDEYIRKYHPKYRKKQSQSSGGK, from the coding sequence ATGGAGGCTGCTATGGGTCCTTCACCTGTGATAAGGGAGTATGAGACGATTAGGGAGGTTAGGGGTCCACTACTCATAGTTGAGGGTATAAGCGATGCAGCCTACGACGAGATTGTAGAGGTTGAGCTGCCGAGCGGCGAGCGGAGGAGGGGTAGGGTTCTCGAGACAGCGCGGGGCTATGCTGTAGTCCAGGTGTTTGAGGGCACTACTGGCATTTCGGTGACTGGTACAAAGGTACGGTTCCTCGGCAGGACGCTAGAGATAAAGGTCTCCGACGAGATGCTAGGCAGAGTGTTTAACGGCCTCGGAGATCCCATAGATGGTGGTCCACCGATAACCAGTGGTGTACGCCGCGACATCAATGGCGAGCCCCTAAACCCCGCGGCGAGAGCCTACCCAGAGGACTTCATTCAGACAGGTATTTCAGCCATAGACGGCATGAACACCATGGTCAGAGGCCAGAAGCTGCCAATATTCAGCGGCAGCGGTCTCCCACACAACAAGCTCGCCGTACAGATAGCAAGGCAGGCAACTGTGCGTAGCGGCGAGGAGTTCGCCGTAGTATTCGCAGCAATAGGCGTAATGTATGATGAGGCAATATTCTTCAAGAGGTTCTTCGAGGAGACAGGCGCCATAAAGAGAGCGGCGCTGTTCATCAACCTTGCAGACGAGCCTGCTAGCGTTCGCCTAATCACGCCGAGGGTAGCCTTGACACTAGCAGAGCACCTAGCATTCGATCTAGGCATGCATGTCCTAGTCATACTTACAGACATGACTAACTACTGTGAGGCCCTGCGTGAGATAAGCGCGGCACGTGAAGAGGTGCCCGGCAGGCAGGGCTACCCAGGCTACATGTACAGCGACCTAGCAAGCATATACGAGAGAGCCGGCAGAGCCCACGGCAGGAAGGGCAGCATAACCCAGATGCCCATCCTAACAATGCCCAACGACGACATAACACACCCGATACCAGACCTAACAGGCTACATTACCGAGGGCCAGATAGTGCTCAGCAGAGAACTGCACAACAGGGGCATCTACCCGCCAATAAACGTGCTCATGAGCCTCTCGAGGCTCATGAAAGAGGGTATAGGCCCTGGCAAGACCAGAGAGGACCATGCAAACGTCTCTGACCAGCTATACACTGCTTACAGCAGGGCTGTTGAGCTGAGGAGCCTCGCAGCCATTGTGGGCGAGGAGAGCCTGAGCGAGGTAGATCGCAAGTACCTAAGGTTCGGCGAGGCCTTCGAGCAGAGATTCCTAAAGCAGGGCTTCTACGAGAATCGCAGCATCGAGGAGACGCTAGACCTAGCATGGGAAATCCTATCAATACTGCCAGAATCAGAGCTATACAAGATCAAGGACGAGTACATCAGGAAATACCACCCCAAGTACCGCAAGAAGCAGAGCCAGAGCAGCGGAGGGAAGTAG
- a CDS encoding ATP synthase subunit A has product MPVKGRIIRVAGPLVVAEGMEGIQMYEMVEVGEERLIGEVNRVVGDKAYIQVYESTTGLKPGEPVYGTGSPLSVELGPGLIGRIYDGIQRPLDVIREVTKSIFVRRGVKVDALDRSRKWHFKPNTTLKPGDKVSGGDVLGEVQETSLITHKVLVPPDVHGRLKWLASEGDYTVEDVIAVVEADGKEIELKMYHRWPVRRARPIIEKLEPVEPLITGMRVIDTMFPMAKGGTGAIPGPFGSGKTVTLQSLAKWSAAKVVIYIGCGERGNEMTEVLETFPKLTDPWTGKPMMERTILIANTSNMPVAAREASIYTGITLAEYYRDMGYDVLLVADSTSRWAEALREIAGRLEEMPAEEGYPSYLASRLAEFYARAGRVKVPGRPERLGSVTIVGAVSPPGGDFTEPVTANTKRFIRVFWALDARLAYSRHYPAINWLVSYSAYVETVAKWWHENISPKWLEYRNEAYEILLREDELREIVRLVGTEGLSEKDKLILEIANIIKTGFLQQNAFDPVDAFATPQKQWKQLETIIDFYHAALEAIKRGVTVKEIREKLAPKIRELILARYNVPNDQLEKLDKLKQELLQALQELIEAKAGRASAAT; this is encoded by the coding sequence TTGCCGGTTAAGGGCAGAATCATCCGTGTAGCAGGCCCGTTAGTCGTAGCCGAGGGTATGGAGGGCATACAGATGTACGAGATGGTTGAGGTAGGCGAGGAACGGCTGATAGGCGAGGTTAACAGAGTGGTCGGCGACAAGGCCTACATCCAGGTATACGAGTCCACCACTGGCCTCAAGCCCGGCGAGCCAGTCTATGGTACTGGTTCGCCACTAAGCGTCGAGCTGGGTCCAGGCCTCATAGGCAGGATATACGATGGTATCCAGCGCCCATTAGACGTTATACGTGAGGTAACCAAGAGCATATTCGTTAGGCGTGGCGTGAAGGTAGACGCCCTTGATCGTAGCAGAAAGTGGCACTTCAAGCCGAACACAACGCTCAAGCCCGGCGACAAGGTCTCTGGCGGCGACGTCCTCGGCGAGGTCCAGGAGACAAGCCTCATAACCCACAAGGTGCTCGTACCGCCTGACGTGCATGGCAGGCTAAAGTGGCTAGCCTCTGAGGGCGACTACACGGTCGAGGATGTAATAGCAGTAGTCGAGGCTGACGGCAAGGAGATAGAGCTAAAGATGTATCACCGCTGGCCGGTGCGCAGAGCGAGACCAATAATCGAGAAGCTGGAGCCGGTTGAGCCGCTGATTACCGGTATGAGAGTTATAGACACAATGTTCCCCATGGCTAAGGGTGGTACTGGCGCTATACCAGGCCCCTTCGGCAGCGGTAAGACCGTCACCCTTCAGAGCCTGGCAAAGTGGAGTGCTGCAAAGGTAGTCATATACATTGGCTGTGGCGAACGCGGTAATGAGATGACGGAGGTCCTGGAGACGTTCCCCAAGCTAACCGACCCATGGACCGGCAAGCCAATGATGGAGCGTACCATACTCATCGCCAACACTAGCAACATGCCAGTAGCAGCTAGAGAGGCAAGCATCTACACAGGCATAACGCTTGCAGAGTACTACAGAGACATGGGCTACGATGTTCTGCTAGTAGCTGACTCTACAAGTCGCTGGGCTGAGGCGCTACGTGAGATTGCTGGTCGTCTAGAGGAGATGCCCGCAGAGGAGGGCTACCCAAGCTATCTGGCATCAAGGCTTGCAGAGTTCTACGCCCGTGCCGGTAGGGTGAAGGTGCCCGGCCGGCCAGAGAGGCTCGGCAGCGTAACCATCGTTGGCGCGGTATCGCCGCCAGGTGGCGACTTCACAGAGCCGGTAACAGCCAACACCAAGAGGTTCATAAGGGTGTTCTGGGCTCTGGACGCAAGGCTAGCGTATAGCAGGCACTACCCAGCCATAAACTGGCTAGTAAGCTACTCAGCTTACGTTGAGACGGTAGCTAAGTGGTGGCACGAGAACATAAGCCCCAAGTGGCTAGAATACCGCAACGAGGCCTACGAGATACTCCTCCGCGAGGACGAGCTGCGAGAGATAGTCCGCCTCGTTGGTACAGAGGGCCTAAGCGAGAAGGACAAGCTGATACTAGAGATTGCAAACATTATCAAGACAGGATTCCTGCAGCAGAACGCGTTCGACCCAGTAGACGCCTTCGCTACGCCCCAGAAGCAGTGGAAGCAGCTAGAGACAATCATAGACTTCTACCACGCAGCTCTAGAGGCGATAAAGCGTGGCGTAACGGTGAAGGAGATACGTGAAAAGCTAGCCCCGAAGATACGAGAACTCATCCTGGCAAGATATAACGTGCCAAACGACCAACTAGAAAAGCTTGACAAGCTCAAGCAAGAGCTACTCCAGGCACTCCAAGAGCTGATAGAGGCTAAGGCTGGTAGAGCATCAGCAGCAACATAG
- a CDS encoding V-type ATP synthase subunit E, translating to MTSSVRIVGDPSRFAEQLVSSIAEHVESRVREALEAARKIVERAYEESASKLESELRRALREAEEQVQAYTAKREVELRKRLAEIRAKAVEEIMSVALQRLREYVGLEAYKEFIKRLLDSALETASRRSRRVIVHPARPDQAIVAELAPRVAAEKGIEVEVGEAVEGAGGFTVRAVEAGLTLDYRLEVILAPALEEARARVLEVLNQ from the coding sequence ATGACGTCTAGTGTGCGCATAGTGGGTGACCCTTCAAGGTTCGCAGAGCAGTTGGTCTCGAGCATAGCTGAGCATGTCGAGTCTAGGGTTAGGGAGGCCCTTGAGGCGGCTAGGAAGATAGTTGAGAGGGCATACGAGGAGTCAGCATCGAAGCTAGAGTCGGAGCTTAGGCGTGCACTGCGTGAAGCGGAGGAGCAGGTACAAGCCTATACTGCTAAGAGGGAGGTTGAGCTGCGTAAGCGCCTAGCAGAGATAAGAGCTAAGGCAGTCGAGGAAATAATGTCCGTGGCTCTCCAAAGGCTAAGGGAGTACGTGGGTCTTGAAGCCTATAAGGAGTTTATCAAGAGGCTCCTCGACTCGGCTCTCGAGACGGCCTCCAGACGGTCGAGGAGAGTCATAGTTCATCCGGCTAGACCCGACCAGGCCATAGTAGCAGAGCTAGCCCCTAGGGTAGCGGCTGAGAAGGGTATAGAGGTCGAGGTGGGAGAGGCCGTTGAAGGCGCTGGCGGCTTCACGGTGAGGGCTGTAGAGGCGGGGCTAACCCTAGACTATAGGCTAGAAGTTATACTCGCCCCCGCCCTCGAAGAGGCGCGGGCACGCGTACTGGAGGTGCTCAACCAATAA
- a CDS encoding V-type ATP synthase subunit D, giving the protein MSLQFGGSRVLPTKINLIRLRRELATLRRIRKVIEEKRDVLLLYIRQVGADYQRAYQEAARRLAEAYGEFFMALAAVGGLEQAKPIIERLPESLRLSVYERVLFAVKTPGFRLRKETVPEAAISAVRLPARVYEARRKMLEALEDLIRVVESEAALRKLLRELKETQRLLNALDYSIIPSYESSIKYIKLVLDDRMREEVVRLKTLKRRLARRRGGEGLA; this is encoded by the coding sequence TTGTCACTACAGTTCGGTGGCTCTCGAGTACTGCCAACAAAGATTAACCTTATCAGGCTCCGCCGCGAGCTAGCAACGCTCCGTAGAATAAGGAAGGTTATTGAGGAGAAGCGTGACGTACTACTCCTCTACATAAGGCAGGTTGGCGCCGATTATCAGAGAGCTTACCAGGAGGCAGCCCGCCGGCTAGCGGAAGCCTACGGAGAGTTCTTTATGGCTCTAGCAGCTGTTGGTGGGCTCGAGCAGGCAAAGCCAATTATTGAGAGGCTACCTGAGAGCCTAAGACTATCAGTGTACGAGCGTGTGCTATTCGCGGTTAAGACGCCAGGCTTCCGGCTGCGCAAGGAGACGGTGCCAGAGGCTGCTATCTCCGCTGTAAGGTTGCCAGCAAGGGTGTATGAAGCTAGGAGGAAAATGCTCGAGGCGCTCGAAGACCTTATACGAGTTGTGGAGTCCGAGGCTGCGCTAAGGAAGCTGCTGAGGGAGCTAAAGGAGACCCAGAGGCTGCTCAACGCCCTAGACTATAGCATCATACCTAGCTACGAGTCCAGTATAAAGTACATCAAGCTAGTATTGGACGACCGTATGAGAGAAGAGGTTGTAAGGCTGAAGACGCTCAAGCGTCGCCTAGCCCGTCGCCGCGGCGGAGAAGGCCTCGCCTAG
- a CDS encoding D-aminoacyl-tRNA deacylase encodes MLALIYSARDPAGSGTARIIRELLGGDRCSLPRAVECTLLSNGVYLVGFDADSIFLDFLGEVLPANIEGYVVLSRHSGGKPSLTVHHTGNPGPEAPYGGKPWSLAPAWPRTAAGLLRTYRRVAEEMGLTGEFQVTLEATHHGPTELEKPIVFIEIGSSEREWVRRDTQNAMAETVIRFMERDLVSVECSKVAIGIGDTHYPIKHTRNVLERGYCYSHIFSKHVLDNLTLELLEQALEKTRDKVDTVVLAKVPSRVKQLARSFAEKYGLQLEK; translated from the coding sequence TTGCTAGCGCTCATATACTCTGCACGCGATCCAGCCGGTTCGGGCACCGCCAGGATAATCAGGGAGCTACTTGGCGGGGATAGGTGTAGCCTGCCACGCGCAGTAGAGTGCACACTACTAAGCAACGGGGTCTACCTGGTTGGCTTCGATGCTGACAGTATATTCCTCGACTTCCTCGGCGAGGTACTCCCCGCCAATATTGAGGGCTACGTGGTGCTTAGCAGGCATAGCGGCGGCAAGCCGAGTCTAACAGTCCACCACACGGGCAACCCAGGCCCCGAGGCACCCTATGGGGGTAAGCCGTGGAGCCTCGCACCAGCATGGCCACGTACTGCCGCGGGACTATTGAGGACCTACAGGCGGGTGGCAGAGGAGATGGGGCTTACGGGAGAGTTCCAGGTAACCCTCGAGGCTACCCACCATGGCCCCACAGAGCTGGAGAAACCTATAGTCTTCATCGAGATCGGTAGTAGTGAGAGGGAGTGGGTTAGGAGGGATACACAGAATGCTATGGCCGAGACTGTGATTAGGTTCATGGAGCGCGATCTTGTAAGCGTTGAGTGTAGCAAGGTTGCAATAGGTATTGGCGATACCCACTACCCAATTAAGCACACACGTAACGTGCTAGAGAGGGGGTACTGCTACAGCCACATATTCTCTAAGCACGTCCTGGACAACCTCACCCTTGAGCTGCTAGAGCAGGCGCTGGAAAAGACGAGGGACAAGGTGGACACCGTGGTTCTGGCAAAGGTTCCATCGCGGGTTAAACAACTCGCGAGGAGCTTCGCTGAAAAGTACGGGCTCCAGCTGGAAAAGTAG
- a CDS encoding zinc metalloprotease HtpX, with protein MFLLVWDPLTFTVLVLLYAAGFLLLQLLAMRVAPRVAGFISSRVSLYTAMLITAGLIVGGGLIAIYAIYSLAASYGYSLPIGFLLAFLIVANLMSYLLAPYMINAVYRAKPDPELQRIVDEVASRAGVKPPKAVIVEGPPNAFAYGNFLTGRYIAVSRSLYEILPRNELEAVVGHEIGHHRHRDVVIIMLLGLVPSILYYMGVWLIRIGLWSGAYRSRREGNGGLALVAVGALSVLLSFIMQVAVLTFSRLREYYADAHGAIVAGARPMQRALARLHLYYQGRRREELEKSSLKALFIYALVEAAASPFYSYTGSSWSWRGDIDSIVERLKRMEVNPAEELFSDHPPIPKRLRFLDNLEQALGKARV; from the coding sequence TTGTTCCTCCTGGTATGGGACCCGCTAACATTCACCGTGCTCGTGCTTCTCTATGCGGCTGGGTTCCTCCTGCTCCAGCTGCTAGCTATGCGTGTAGCACCCCGCGTAGCTGGGTTCATATCTAGCCGGGTGAGCCTCTACACCGCGATGCTCATCACGGCCGGCCTCATTGTTGGTGGTGGCCTCATAGCGATCTATGCTATCTACAGCCTAGCTGCGAGTTATGGCTATAGCCTGCCTATTGGGTTCCTGCTGGCATTCCTCATCGTAGCTAACCTGATGAGCTACCTGCTGGCGCCATACATGATCAATGCTGTTTACAGGGCTAAGCCTGACCCGGAGCTCCAGCGCATCGTGGACGAGGTTGCTTCGAGGGCTGGTGTTAAGCCGCCAAAGGCTGTTATCGTTGAAGGTCCGCCAAACGCATTCGCCTATGGCAACTTCCTTACTGGCCGCTACATCGCCGTGTCGAGGAGCCTCTACGAGATTCTGCCCCGCAACGAGCTCGAGGCCGTGGTAGGCCACGAGATTGGCCACCACAGGCACCGCGACGTAGTCATAATCATGTTGCTGGGCCTTGTGCCAAGCATACTCTACTACATGGGCGTATGGCTTATACGTATAGGGCTGTGGAGCGGCGCCTACCGTAGCCGCCGCGAGGGCAACGGCGGCCTGGCCCTTGTCGCTGTGGGCGCGCTGAGCGTGCTGCTAAGCTTCATCATGCAGGTAGCAGTGCTAACGTTTAGCAGGCTACGCGAGTACTACGCTGACGCCCATGGAGCTATCGTTGCCGGCGCGAGGCCCATGCAGCGTGCCCTGGCTAGGCTCCACCTCTACTATCAGGGCCGTAGGAGGGAAGAGCTAGAGAAGAGCAGTCTGAAGGCACTCTTCATCTACGCACTTGTAGAGGCTGCAGCATCACCATTCTACAGCTACACTGGCAGCAGCTGGTCCTGGAGAGGAGACATCGACAGCATCGTCGAGAGGCTGAAGAGGATGGAGGTCAATCCTGCAGAGGAACTGTTCAGCGACCACCCACCGATACCCAAGAGGCTAAGGTTCCTTGACAACCTCGAGCAGGCCCTAGGCAAAGCAAGAGTCTAA
- a CDS encoding ATP synthase subunit C → MRRAVLGLVLFTALSLLAATTLVAAAQEDAVAAAEAAAKGWKAIAAALAMGLSAIGAGIALGRTGSAASAAVAEKPEVSGKLLIYLVLGEGIAIYGLLVAILIIFTG, encoded by the coding sequence ATGAGGAGGGCTGTCCTAGGTCTAGTACTCTTCACGGCTCTATCGCTACTCGCTGCAACAACCCTAGTCGCGGCTGCTCAGGAAGATGCTGTAGCAGCTGCGGAGGCTGCTGCAAAGGGCTGGAAGGCTATTGCTGCCGCCTTGGCAATGGGTCTTAGCGCTATTGGTGCAGGCATTGCGCTTGGAAGGACTGGTAGTGCTGCAAGCGCGGCAGTGGCTGAGAAGCCCGAGGTCAGCGGTAAGCTGCTGATCTACCTAGTGCTCGGCGAAGGTATCGCCATCTATGGTCTGCTGGTAGCAATACTGATAATCTTCACCGGCTAA
- a CDS encoding ribbon-helix-helix protein, CopG family gives MLEEEYARRLEEIAKRKGITIGEALEEALKTLLIGEPSTSSQALYSSLRGGRIQGIACH, from the coding sequence GTGCTAGAGGAGGAGTACGCTAGGAGGCTTGAAGAGATTGCAAAGCGTAAGGGGATAACGATTGGCGAGGCTCTGGAGGAGGCGCTGAAAACACTACTCATTGGAGAGCCTAGTACTTCTTCCCAAGCCTTATACTCGTCACTGCGGGGCGGCCGCATACAGGGCATTGCTTGCCATTAA
- a CDS encoding 30S ribosomal protein S26e, protein MPKKRQNRGRHKGDKGRTRLVQCDNCGRLIPRDKAICITKWYTPVDPQLARELEKKGAIIMKYPVEKCYCVSCAIHYGIIKVRPEEERKAIRGPVI, encoded by the coding sequence ATGCCTAAGAAGAGGCAGAATAGGGGTAGGCACAAGGGCGATAAGGGCCGTACAAGACTAGTACAGTGCGACAACTGTGGCAGGCTAATCCCACGCGACAAGGCTATATGTATAACCAAGTGGTACACCCCGGTGGACCCGCAGCTGGCAAGAGAGCTAGAGAAGAAGGGCGCCATCATAATGAAGTACCCTGTCGAGAAGTGCTACTGTGTCAGCTGCGCCATACACTATGGCATAATCAAGGTTCGCCCCGAGGAGGAGAGGAAGGCCATACGCGGCCCAGTCATCTAG
- a CDS encoding HD domain-containing protein, whose amino-acid sequence MDWCTPIKSFKDPVHGYVDLCGKLVPVVDSWVMQRLRGIRQTGFAYLVYHGMEHSRFNHSLGAAHLAKEALVFLAGNTRTHYRGVGGEEFANTLLRSIEVFQLAALVHDIGHLPFSHASESGIVEARRVFQVSEFEGIPLRHEEYTYSLIPAVAEMASASGVEPVFTNSLSKDLFLILRGRGAGLAPRDYTSECASHVLHQLIAGGLDVDRMDYLLRDSIYAGVRYGIFDVDRLIRVLIASPLLLAESEDLSGVRVSESACQVAVLDKGLSILETFLLARFYMFSEVYLHRVVEAYNAVYARLMGVLARDGLLCPGLQGCEVDIPRPPELEESKPEAIQAWGMLDDNMVLSLMKKIVAGRVKASSEARKLAAMIVERRHPKHYTYYESREAWGIYSNYLEKGLAEDWAKPLLEELVEMQRENPLLIIRPLRVHVASFEKINIYERNSGRLVDVKDAMQAEEYSRFGKLAQLGMHRIAVFTTPENGAAARKAIDLIKALDEEAKKRRKA is encoded by the coding sequence ATGGACTGGTGTACGCCGATAAAGAGCTTCAAGGACCCGGTCCACGGCTATGTCGACCTTTGCGGCAAGCTTGTACCCGTCGTAGACTCGTGGGTTATGCAGAGGCTTCGCGGTATAAGGCAGACCGGTTTCGCGTACCTTGTGTACCACGGTATGGAGCATAGCAGGTTCAACCATAGCCTTGGCGCTGCTCACCTCGCAAAGGAGGCCCTAGTGTTCCTTGCTGGCAACACGAGAACCCACTACCGTGGCGTGGGCGGCGAGGAGTTTGCAAACACGCTGCTCCGCAGCATCGAGGTATTCCAGCTGGCAGCACTGGTACACGATATCGGCCACTTACCCTTCAGCCATGCCAGTGAATCCGGCATAGTTGAGGCCCGCAGGGTATTCCAGGTATCGGAGTTCGAGGGTATACCCCTCCGTCACGAGGAGTACACCTACAGCCTCATACCAGCAGTAGCGGAGATGGCTTCGGCCTCCGGCGTCGAGCCAGTCTTCACCAACAGCCTCTCCAAGGATCTATTCCTAATCCTCCGGGGGAGGGGCGCGGGGCTAGCTCCAAGGGACTACACCAGCGAGTGTGCATCACATGTCCTCCACCAGCTCATAGCAGGAGGCCTAGATGTGGACCGTATGGACTACCTGCTCCGCGACAGCATCTATGCCGGGGTACGCTACGGCATATTCGACGTAGACCGGCTCATAAGAGTACTCATAGCCTCACCCCTCCTGCTAGCCGAGAGCGAGGATCTGAGCGGTGTACGGGTAAGCGAGTCAGCGTGCCAGGTAGCAGTTCTCGATAAAGGGCTAAGCATCCTCGAAACATTCCTACTTGCAAGATTCTACATGTTTAGCGAAGTATACCTTCACCGTGTGGTCGAGGCGTACAATGCTGTCTACGCGAGGCTCATGGGCGTCCTCGCCCGGGACGGTCTGCTATGCCCGGGCCTCCAGGGCTGTGAGGTGGACATACCCCGGCCACCGGAGCTAGAGGAGAGTAAGCCGGAGGCAATACAGGCCTGGGGCATGCTCGACGACAACATGGTGCTGAGCCTCATGAAGAAAATCGTTGCGGGCAGGGTTAAAGCTAGCAGCGAAGCCAGGAAACTAGCAGCAATGATAGTTGAGAGGCGCCATCCCAAACACTACACGTACTATGAGAGCCGCGAGGCCTGGGGCATCTACAGCAACTACCTGGAGAAGGGCCTAGCCGAAGACTGGGCAAAGCCACTCCTAGAGGAGCTGGTTGAGATGCAGAGGGAAAACCCGCTACTAATAATCCGGCCCCTCCGCGTCCACGTAGCAAGCTTCGAGAAGATAAACATCTACGAGAGGAACAGTGGGAGGCTCGTAGACGTAAAGGATGCCATGCAGGCTGAGGAGTATAGCAGGTTTGGGAAGCTAGCACAGCTAGGCATGCACCGAATAGCAGTGTTCACAACACCGGAGAACGGGGCAGCAGCAAGAAAGGCCATAGACCTGATAAAGGCTCTCGACGAGGAGGCGAAGAAGAGGAGAAAAGCCTAG